gttggtaaatcgacttccaataaaaaaatacaaaaaaataaatatgacagtAAAAATCTCGCTGAAAAGTGCAAATATAAGTAAAAGTGGTGGATTAACCACCAATAAAGCTAATATAAAGGTTAAAGGACAAAAGTAGCAAAATTACCTGTCACTATAATAGTTAAGggacatacaaaataaaaagatgtaaaataggacatcaaaaacaaatagaatatggTGGGGAGTAAAaatatagaatcttaaaaatgtgcTCAAATTTGCTATCAACTCAAAATAGGCTTTTGTATAAATAGGATGTTATATGTAAACCTCATGGCAACTATAATGCAAAAATCTATAGCAGATAAGGTAATGTGAAAGAAatctaaacataacactaaagaaaatcacTAAACCCATGAGAGaaggaagcaagagaagaaaggaacagagaggatctacaaaaatagaaaataatcaacaaaatggttaagaaaaacatgagtctttcatctctttgttgTTTGCAAGAGATTTACTTCATCTAAGGACACACAGAgagctcaaataaaatcagaaaagaaagaggagaagttACAGTTGATACCACAGATACACAAAGAATCAcaagagactactatgaaaaatcacatgccaacaaattggacaacctagaagaaatgtataaattcctagaaacatatagtCTTTCAAAACTGAGTCATTAAGAAACTCTAAATAGGCCAATTACTAGCAAGGAGATTGAGTTAATAATTAAAagccaggcagcccgggtggctaggaggtttagtaccaccttaggcccagggtgtggtcctggagtcccaggatggagtcccacatctggctccctgcatggagcctgcttctccctctgcctatgtctctgcctctctctctctctctctctctctctctctctctctttctgtgtgtgtatgtgtctctcacaaataaataaaatctttttaaaaaaaataaaaataaataaaaacctcccCCAAAACATGTCTAGTGCCAGAAGGCTTCACTGGTGAACtctaccagacatttaaggaAGATATATTACCTatctttctcaaattcttccaaaaaattgaagaggagagaacacGTCCAAACTCAACTTAACAtagccagcattatcctgataacATAACCAGACAAGGACACCAGAGAAAACTAAAATCACAAGCCAATATCCCgaataaacacagatgcaaaatcctcaacaaaatattagcaaaccaaattcaacaatataataaaagaatcatataccatgctcaagtgggatttattcctaggatgcTAGGATCgctcaacatttgcaaatcaatcaatatgatataccacattaacaagtTTAAGgttatatgatcatttcaatagatgcggAAAAAAGCTTGTGACAAAATTTAATATCCATTTATgacaaaaacactcaacaaagtgGGTACAGGAGGAACCTACTCCAATATAATGAAAGCTATCTATGACAAAACCACAGCTAATACCATACTCAGTGCTGAacaactgaaagcttttcctgtaagattaggaacaagataAGGAAGCCTACTCTtgcacttttattcaacatattattggaagtcctaaccacagaaattaggcaagaaaaaaaaaatgaagggcacCCTaatcagaaaggaggaagaagtaaaattgtgtcTAATTACAGgtgatatggtatatatatatatatatatatatatatatatatatatataaaaccctaatgactccaccaaaaaactgttagaattaatATGAGTTTAGTAAAATTACAGGAAAGAAATCTATAAACAGAAATCCgttttgtttttatacaataataacaaattatttttaaaaagggaagttaaaacaatcccatttacaattgtatcaagaataaaatatctagaaataaatttaaccaagaaagtgaaagaactgtgaaatgaaaattacaagacactgataaaagaaattgaagataacacaaataaatgtaaatgtaaataaataaaatgctcatgcattggaagaactaacattgtcaaaatgtccatactacccaaaacaatctacagattcagtgcaattcatatcaaaatcccagtggcatttttcacagaactagaacacataattctaaaatttgtatggaaccacaaatagccaaagcagtcttgagaaagaaaaaacaaagctgtttgtatcatgctccctgattttaAACTGTAATACAAAGGTATACTTATCAAAAAAAGTATGATATTGCCActaaaaacagacacaaacatcaaaggaacagaatacatcgatcagaaataaacccacacatacatAGCATACATAGTTAATTAATTTGCAAAAAGAAGCTTGGAATGTGCAATAGGGAAATGAcagttttattcaataaatggtgctgaagaAACTGCATAGCAATATGCAAAAGTATGAACttagaccactatcttacactatataaaatattaactcaaaatggcttaaatatttttgagtctggctccaaagacaagggaaaccaaagtaaaaattgtttatttttgtttataggactacatcaaacaaaAAAGCCTCTGCAAAGCAAtggaaactgtcaacaaaatgaaaaggcagcctactgaatgagagaagatatttacagatTACacatctgataagaggttaatatccaaaatatatgaagaattcatacaacaacaaaaaatcaagcAACTCAATTaaaagataagtcagagaaagacaaatgttgcatgatttcacttatatgtggcatctaaaaatatgaaacaaatgaataaataaacaacaaacaaaaagactcttaaatacagagaacaaactgggggtTGCCAGAAGGAAGGAGGCTGGAAGATGGGCAAAATTGGTCAAAGAGAATAAAAGGTACAAAGTTCTAGTTAtaaagtcatggagatgaaaagtccAGCATAGAGAGTATGGTCAATAACATTGTAATAACCTCATATGGTGAAAGGTGCTGACTATACTTATTATGGTGAGCACTGAGAATTGTAAAATTACTAccttgtacacccaaaactaatacaTTGTATGTTGACTATGTTcgataataataaatttttaaaatactctaacaaaaaatggacagaagatctgaatagacagtTTTTGAAAGAAGACAGATTGTCAACagggacatgaaaagatgttgggaagatgttcaatattactaattatcaggaaaaggcaaatcaaaaccacaataaaatatcaccttacacttgtcagaatgactattataaaaaaggcgaggaataacaagtgttggagaagaCGTGGAGAGAAAGAAGTCCTCAtacactattggtggaaatgtaaattggtacagccactgaggcaaacagtatggagatgctttaaaaaagtgaaagtagaactaccatatgatccagcaattccacttctgggtatttatctataaaatacaaaaccacAAATTTGAAAAGCTATATGTACctctatgttcactgcagcattttttacagtagtaaagatgtggaaaaaatcCAAGGGTCCtttaatggataaatggataaagaaagtatgggctctgtgtgtgtgtgtgtgtgtgtgtgtgtgtgtgtgtgatggaatactactcaggcataaaaaggggaaaattttGACAACTTGAAGGTGGACAagtcatgctaagtgaaatgagtcagacagagaaagacaaatactgtatgatttcatctATATGTggactcttaaaaacaaaacaaaacaaactcaaatacagagaacagacgggtggttaccagagggaaacTGGGTTAGGGGTGGGTGAAATGGGTCAAAGAGCTGAATTGTGGGGTGAGGGATGGTAACTATACCTATGGTGATGATCACTTTGTAGTATGTACAGATATCAAATtataatgtacacctgaaactcatatacttgtttcattatgttttttctctattgtgctttgcagatactcCTTTTTTTACAAAGTGAAACCCTGCACCAAGCAAatctattggtgccatttttctgACAGCATTTGTTCACTCTGTatgtcatattttggtaattctagaaatatttcaaacatttccaTGCTTATTATATTTGTTGTAGTGATCTTGACTAGTGATATACTTGCTAATAGCTcaaatgatggttagcatttctagcaaaaaagcattattaatttttttaatcttttgcatcttttattttttaaatttaaattcagtttgccagcatatagtatagcacccagtactcatcacaataaagcattttttaaatttaagtatgcccttttctttgaaataatgctattgcacacttagtAGACTATAGTACAGtatactgggaaaccaaaaaaattcatttgactttgctttattgcagtggcCTAGAACAGAACCCACAATGCCTTTGAGGTCTGCCTGTAAAGTTATATGCCACTTTTACTAGACACATGCAAATTCTCTTCAGTAAGCAGTTCCAAGGCCTACACTGGGAAGAGCAAGGAGTTAGAAGGCACACACTTACCGTTTTCAGTAATAACAGTGATAGGTGGATTTCTCATctgccttattcttttttttttttttaaaatttttatttatttatgatagtcacagagagagagagagagagagaggggcagagacacaggcagagggagaagcaggctccatgcaccgggagcccgacgtgggattcgatcccgggtctccaggatcgcgccctgggccaaaggcaggcgccaaaccgctgcgccacccagggacccccatctGCCTTATTCTTTAGTCTTACTTCTCAGTTGATTCAGAACTTAGAGTAAGGGGAAGAGGGATGTTATTATTGAATCTCTCGAATCCCCAACACTGCCTAGACAACCAGCTGAGAGAGTAATGACAAGTTTGAAAGGGTATAAACCTAGATCCTTTACCCTAACCTCCTGCCTCCTCAATACATTCCCAGGATGCCTCCCGgcaggtgatatatatatatatcacctgcCGGgaggtgaatatatatataatatatatatatatatattatatatatattatcccttttcttttttgatatgcCTTTTATTGGGCAAAATCCAATATTACTTTATCCATTATCTCTGCCAAGGTGCATCTTCAAATTCTCCCTTCCCCAGCCTACACTTGTAGCTATCTTCCcattcagaaagaaaacagaaaacagaacctAAAACTCTACTTAACCATTAACAAATCTTTTCAAATTCCTCTGACTCTACTTCCTTACCTTCTCCTGGATTCCTTCATCGTCACCAGCAAAGTACAAAATAGGGACATTTAGTTCAGATGCAGCTACCCACTGGAGTACTGCTTGCAGTTGCTTGTTCTGAACTGTATCACTTAGGCTATGATTGCTGACGATCACTTTGGGTGCTGTACATCCTTCAGGGGGCTGTCCTGATATACCTCTCAGTTCATTATGGATAGCTTGATAGGCATTCTGCAGGAGCGTTTCTGCTGTCCCTGTGCCCTTGACTGGTAAACACTCATATAAACTATCTGGGAAGGCTGAAGTTGGCCTGCTCGCATCTCCAGACTTATCATCTCCTAGCTCTGCCAAGGGAGAGTCACAGGACTTGGCAATAATGAGACATAACTTCATCACTGAGTCCATTAGATGTTCTACCATTTGCCCATTCATGTGGCCATCTAGCTGGTTAGCAACCATCTTGGTCAGCCCAGCAAAGGTACCACCAGTCTCATCGCCTTCACTTGATTTGATGGGAGAAGGGGTTATAGGTCTTTCACACTGGTGGCTATATTCTTCCTTAATTGGCTGTTCTGGTACCTTGGGTTCAGAGCTACGGTCACTCTTGAAAATGGTCTCACCAAGTAAATTCcggataaaattaaagaaaacactcattagatctttcttttctgcttcttcttGGTCACCTCCCATTTGAGGAGATTTAAGGCTGGACTCATCAGGAACTACAGGGGACTTGTTGGCAGGCAAGTTGGTGCTGCCAGCAGCTTCAAGGAAACTCTGTGGATCCATGCTTCCTCCCTGAGCCAGGTGGTATTGAATCAGAAGTAAGGCAGATACGATCAGATCCTTGGCCCAGGAGTCTGAATCACATACAAAATTCTCAGGTTTCTCTCGGTGATGCATAGGGGGACTGAGGTTGCAAGTATCCAGAGGATATCCCAGAGGGATGTCTGGTACAGGCTTGTACTGTTTGTTGGGAGCTGCAAATGTTGCCCTTTGGAAACCtggagattttccttctttttgttgatttttatgcCAAAAGGTCAATCCCTCCTTGATAATGTGTTCACCCAGAGTTTCAGCAcaagtcttctctttctctggtttGGATGCAGGAGAGtacattttttccctcaatttaCCTTCAGATTTCATGCTTGCAAAGTTTGTATTTTGGTGTTTAGGGTCACACATCCCTTTCATGGAGACAAGGGAGTAACTCTCAGACTTGTCCTTGGTTTTCCTCAGATTTTCAGGAGGTTTCTTTGCAAACATTACAGTGTATAGCTTACCCAGCATAGCATCCATGATATCTGTAGCCTTCTGGCTTCCATGAGAGAACAGACTTCTTTTTACAGCTGAGACAAAGTCTGAATCAGTCATGAGGGTCCCTGTGACGTTGTGGAGGTTCTTCATGAAGGAGTCAATAAGATCTGAGACAACTTCTTTTGCATGCTTCAGCAGTACCTTCTTTAGCAGAATGGTGGCAATTGTTGTGTCTTTCACTTGGATCCTCAGTGTCTTCATGATGGAAACCATCATATCAGATACCACACTGTTAGCATAGGTCATGATCCCTTGACTAACAGAAGCTGTAAAGTCATCAGGCCTTTCCTGCCCTCTGAACATCTTTCTCTCCCCAGGTAAGGACCTTCCACCCTCTTTGGCATCACCCGCATTACGAGATTCAAACACCTCCTTATAGAAGAAAGACTTCTTAGAAGGAGGCTTGTCATCTGGACCCTTGCTTTCCTTGGTGCTCTCCTTGATCTTCAGAGTGGTCTTATATTTCAAATTTGGAGGACTTTGTAATAATCCTGAGGCTCTGTCACCAGAGCCTGGAGCCTTATCTGAGGTAGTATTCTTGGAACATGCAGAGACAGTCTCATTCACCAGCTCTGATGCCACCGTACTCAGGCTTTTGTTGGGTGTGGGTTCATCTCCCATGTACAATGACTGATGGATACATCTGTTTTCAGAGCCATCTATCCTCTCATTGATTTCCTTGCGGGCCATGGCTATGACTAGATTTGTGAGGCGGTTAGCATAGAAGGAAACTTCATCTACTGAACTTCCATTACCAAGTTGGACACTGGGACCCTGGACAGGGTTCTCTCTGTGACTCATCTCAAAATGCAATCTTCCTGGACTGCCCTTGGTGGTGGAATTATAATAGTCCACAGAGAAACCCTTGCGGGGATCTCCTAAGTTGCTCATTTCCCCATTAAATGAGGATTCTCCAGGCTTGAATCTAACATCTTGAAACCCTGCTGTACTTTTTTCCAGGTCTCTGCGGAGCCAGCTGAGCACTCTGATAGGATCAGTTGAAGCTTCCTTAAAAATAGACAAGGATTCATCCGACTATAACAAAGTAAAGATATGGGACATTCAGGACAAACTCAAAGACTAGTTACAAAAATGGTCACCTCTCTCCAGCCTTAACTGTTGTATCATTACAATAAAAGTAACCAACATGTATTGAGTGCTTAGTATGTATCAGGCACTATTCCAAGTATTTTAAGACTATTATCTCACTTAttagtattctctttttttagtattttttaaatgattttatttattagagtgagagagaaggtacatgagtgagggggaggggtaaagagagaaggagaagcagaatccccgctgagcagggcttcatcccaggaccctgagatcatgacctgagccaaggcggacatttaacctactgagccactcaggcatcccctcaCTTAACATTATTCTTGCAGTAAACTTAAATGTTGGCTCTCTTATTATAtgcattttacagaggagggaactgaagaaagaaaaatcaagttagTTACTTATCTGAAGTTATACAGATAATCACTGATGGAGCAGGAGTTCCAATGCATGTAGTCTGACTCTAGAGCCCATGCTCTCAGACACTACAGTATACTACTTTTAACAACATACATCCTTAAGATCTGATATTTATAGCTATGTAGCAGAATTAGCATTTAAACTGAATcaaaattttcttatatttgtattACTTGCTATTTTCTAGGGCTTACCTGTTTTTATTTAGGTCTCTTAGTACAActatagttttcaaaaaattagagAATTCAAGGACAATTGTGCATAATTAATCACTTTGCTGGGCTATACAAGCACAGTCTTGATATGTTAAATGGTTTCCAATGAACTATTTGATATCACTTAACTGAACAATCTAATTTATAATTAATGAGTTAATATCTGTGGACAATTATTAGTTTTGAACGAATATAGATTCTTTAATGGACACTAGCTGTGATAagcacatgtatatatttatatattccccCACtgcaatttataattttcatctgAACATAGACCAAAATAAGAAGTGAAAACGTCCTATTTACTATCAAATGTAAAGGAGCACTGTGATTATTAGAGTAATGTCTATCTAGGAATGACTACAAGTattgtccatttttaaagaataatttggtATTTTAACTACCAAGTGTCACATAGGTTACTAGTTACTATTTCTTAAATACTTGtgtttgccaggcactgtgctgagtgctttACACACATTATTTCACTTGCTCCTCATATACAGACTGCAGGAGAGGTATTGTTTTGGTTTCATAGGTGAGCAAACTGTAGCTTAGGTTACATAAATTGGCTAGTATCTCATAGCCTCCACATGATGGAGTTTAGTATTCAAATCCAGTTCTGACTCTAGAACTGGCTCTCCACACCTGCAGTACACTGCTATGTTTTGATGACTtggaaagcagagaaaagcagTTTCGCCAGTCTGCTATGGGGCTGGTTTAACCTGTCTGTGGGCCATGGTGTTTGGGGCAAAGTCCTTTTAAATGGTTCTCCTAATTTGAATAATAGCTACTTCAGGGAAATTTCATACTTCAGTGGAAAACTATGCATAAGCTATAGCACAGCCTTCCACATTTTCTGCTTCTGATTCTCTTGAAGCTATGTTACAATCTTGTAGATAATGGATAGCAATTGCAGTATAATTCTTGTTTATACATGTTAATTCTGACCAGAGAAGGTTCCACTGTATTTTGCCTCCATTTGCACATTCACTTCAATATTCCTGATCtataatatgtgtttttttaaattctcctttgaATCTCACCAGTTCCTTGTTAATGATTAAAATCTTTAccatgttattttaattaattagttaattaattaattaaaagcaggctccacatccagcatggagcccaacacgagtCTTGAGCtaatgaccatgagatcaagatctgagatcaagagtctgacacttaaagGACTGAGGCACCCAGTCTGAGCCCCACCATGAgcttatttttatacatgtagGAAAGTCATTATTTCATCCTTCTCTAAAAATCTTTTAACAGTTTTTGAAGTCTTTGCCAAGATGTCCAATGGATTCACCTAACAGAGGTAAATGTCATCCTGAGGGAAGTGTACTAGGTgcatgcattctttttctttgaccTCAGAAGTGAATCTAAGGTGGCAATAGAACTTTGCagatattatgttttttttctagttttaattttcctCTGTATTAATTTTGCattggcttttcatttttgttcctttagGGCTAATAGTCATTGGTGGCAGTGATCTCTTTAATGGACTAATTGTTTATAGAGATCTATTCTCTGTTGGGTAAAACAATGGAAAGtttgttttgctagtattttttgcCCATCTCAACCTCAAAGTAATTAAGAATTTTGTGCCCACTTGGAAGAAGAGCTCTTTGATTTCTGGACAGGGGAGTCTTGTGTTTCTGTGATTACTTTTGATGCATGctgaaagtttattattttttattgagatttaattgacataaaattatattagtttcaaatgggcaatatagtgactcaatatttgtgtatattgcaaaatgatcaccacaataagtctagttaacatccttCACCACACATAgttcaaaattaattttcttgtgataagaatgcttaagatctactttctttgCAACATCCgatatacaatacagtataaTTAACTATGGTCAGTATGCTGTACATTaaatccccaggacttatttattttatagctgcaAGTCTATACCTTTTGactctcttcacccattttgctcactCTCACACCacccatctgttctctgtatctgtgagttttattttttaagtttccacatgtaagtgggatcatatggtatttgtctttctctgtctgacttatttcacttagcttaacaccctctagatccatctatgctattgcaaatggcaagacttccttctatttatggctggataatattctattgtgtatatacaccacattttttttattcattcatccatggaTGGACACTTATGTTGCTTTtatgtcttgactattgtgaataatgctgcaataaacatagggtatagatatctctttgaaatactgattttgtttccttcagatatacACTTGAAGTGGacttcctggatc
This genomic interval from Vulpes lagopus strain Blue_001 chromosome 21, ASM1834538v1, whole genome shotgun sequence contains the following:
- the AKAP3 gene encoding A-kinase anchor protein 3 isoform X1, coding for MSDKVDWLQSQNGVCKVDIYSPGDSQPQDWKMSDESLSIFKEASTDPIRVLSWLRRDLEKSTAGFQDVRFKPGESSFNGEMSNLGDPRKGFSVDYYNSTTKGSPGRLHFEMSHRENPVQGPSVQLGNGSSVDEVSFYANRLTNLVIAMARKEINERIDGSENRCIHQSLYMGDEPTPNKSLSTVASELVNETVSACSKNTTSDKAPGSGDRASGLLQSPPNLKYKTTLKIKESTKESKGPDDKPPSKKSFFYKEVFESRNAGDAKEGGRSLPGERKMFRGQERPDDFTASVSQGIMTYANSVVSDMMVSIMKTLRIQVKDTTIATILLKKVLLKHAKEVVSDLIDSFMKNLHNVTGTLMTDSDFVSAVKRSLFSHGSQKATDIMDAMLGKLYTVMFAKKPPENLRKTKDKSESYSLVSMKGMCDPKHQNTNFASMKSEGKLREKMYSPASKPEKEKTCAETLGEHIIKEGLTFWHKNQQKEGKSPGFQRATFAAPNKQYKPVPDIPLGYPLDTCNLSPPMHHREKPENFVCDSDSWAKDLIVSALLLIQYHLAQGGSMDPQSFLEAAGSTNLPANKSPVVPDESSLKSPQMGGDQEEAEKKDLMSVFFNFIRNLLGETIFKSDRSSEPKVPEQPIKEEYSHQCERPITPSPIKSSEGDETGGTFAGLTKMVANQLDGHMNGQMVEHLMDSVMKLCLIIAKSCDSPLAELGDDKSGDASRPTSAFPDSLYECLPVKGTGTAETLLQNAYQAIHNELRGISGQPPEGCTAPKVIVSNHSLSDTVQNKQLQAVLQWVAASELNVPILYFAGDDEGIQEKLLQLSAAAVDKGRSVGEVLQSVLRYEKERQLDEAVGNVTRLQLLDWLMVNL
- the AKAP3 gene encoding A-kinase anchor protein 3 isoform X3; its protein translation is MSDKVDWLQSQNGVCKVDIYSPGDSQPQDWKMSDESLSIFKEASTDPIRVLSWLRRDLEKSTAGFQDVRFKPGESSFNGEMSNLGDPRKGFSVDYYNSTTKGSPGRLHFEMSHRENPVQGPSVQLGNGSSVDEVSFYANRLTNLVIAMARKEINERIDGSENRCIHQSLYMGDEPTPNKSLSTVASELVNETVSACSKNTTSDKAPGSGDRASGLLQSPPNLKYKTTLKIKESTKESKGPDDKPPSKKSFFYKEVFESRNAGDAKEGGRSLPGERKMFRGQERPDDFTASVSQGIMTYANSVVSDMMVSIMKTLRIQVKDTTIATILLKKVLLKHAKEVVSDLIDSFMKNLHNVTGTLMTDSDFVSAVKRSLFSHGSQKATDIMDAMLGKLYTVMFAKKPPENLRKTKDKSESYSLVSMKGMCDPKHQNTNFASMKSEGKLREKMYSPASKPEKEKTCAETLGEHIIKEGLTFWHKNQQKEGKSPGFQRATFAAPNKQYKPVPDIPLGYPLDTCNLSPPMHHREKPENFVCDSDSWAKDLIVSALLLIQYHLAQGGSMDPQSFLEAAGSTNLPANKSPVVPDESSLKSPQMGGDQEEAEKKDLMSVFFNFIRNLLGETIFKSDRSSEPKVPEQPIKEEYSHQCERPITPSPIKSSEGDETGGTFAGLTKMVANQLDGHMNGQMVEHLMDSVMKLCLIIAKSCDSPLAELGDDKSGDASRPTSAFPDSLYECLPVKGTGTAETLLQNAYQAIHNELRGISGQPPEGCTAPKVIVSNHSLSDTVQNKQLQAVLQWVAASELNVPILYFAGDDEGIQEKF
- the AKAP3 gene encoding A-kinase anchor protein 3 isoform X2, coding for MSDKVDWLQSQNGVCKVDIYSPGDSQPQDWKMEASTDPIRVLSWLRRDLEKSTAGFQDVRFKPGESSFNGEMSNLGDPRKGFSVDYYNSTTKGSPGRLHFEMSHRENPVQGPSVQLGNGSSVDEVSFYANRLTNLVIAMARKEINERIDGSENRCIHQSLYMGDEPTPNKSLSTVASELVNETVSACSKNTTSDKAPGSGDRASGLLQSPPNLKYKTTLKIKESTKESKGPDDKPPSKKSFFYKEVFESRNAGDAKEGGRSLPGERKMFRGQERPDDFTASVSQGIMTYANSVVSDMMVSIMKTLRIQVKDTTIATILLKKVLLKHAKEVVSDLIDSFMKNLHNVTGTLMTDSDFVSAVKRSLFSHGSQKATDIMDAMLGKLYTVMFAKKPPENLRKTKDKSESYSLVSMKGMCDPKHQNTNFASMKSEGKLREKMYSPASKPEKEKTCAETLGEHIIKEGLTFWHKNQQKEGKSPGFQRATFAAPNKQYKPVPDIPLGYPLDTCNLSPPMHHREKPENFVCDSDSWAKDLIVSALLLIQYHLAQGGSMDPQSFLEAAGSTNLPANKSPVVPDESSLKSPQMGGDQEEAEKKDLMSVFFNFIRNLLGETIFKSDRSSEPKVPEQPIKEEYSHQCERPITPSPIKSSEGDETGGTFAGLTKMVANQLDGHMNGQMVEHLMDSVMKLCLIIAKSCDSPLAELGDDKSGDASRPTSAFPDSLYECLPVKGTGTAETLLQNAYQAIHNELRGISGQPPEGCTAPKVIVSNHSLSDTVQNKQLQAVLQWVAASELNVPILYFAGDDEGIQEKLLQLSAAAVDKGRSVGEVLQSVLRYEKERQLDEAVGNVTRLQLLDWLMVNL